Sequence from the Epinephelus moara isolate mb chromosome 19, YSFRI_EMoa_1.0, whole genome shotgun sequence genome:
ACTTCAGGCTGCTGTTGGTGCATACCTTCCTATATTCTTTTTCTTACCCAAAGAAGGTATGAAAAATTACCCAACTGTTGTCATGACATAAACATTTATCCACAGTGTCCTCAGGAAAGAGTTAGTGACCATCAAAAATTATTTATGAAACCATTTATGTATGCTTTGTCATCATGACTTTGCAATATTTTCCATCACTGTACTGTATGCTGTTTTATATACAAGCAGTGTAGTTCCCTGCAGTGCTATTTACACATTAAGACCCTTTTAATAATTACAGCCTCACTGCAGTCACTAaagcatgaaataaaaatcactgGTGTTATTTTTGATTGTGATCTGTGACCCAAAGTGAGAAACATCACCAAAAATGCAGTTTCCCATCTCAGTAATTTTGCCAGTATGCACTCTTGTTCATGCTTTTATCTCAAGCAGacttgactactgtaatgccTTCTTCTCCAGACTCTCAAAGAAatctttaaccctttgaaagtTGGAGCAcgtcacttttcttgtgctgctctctttgaaccctgagcaaattggcacaatttatttcaaaaacatgggaaaaaaggcaTTGAGCAACTTGgtgagaaatgtcccacaaattgcaaaaaaaatatttaaaaaaataggggggaaaagctagggaaaaattgtattaataattattataattattacattttaaaattatgttaccaAAATATTATAGGGTTTAAGCACTCTCTCCAGATCATTTCCTTGTctctttttttgacaaattttcTTGTTtacaattttctctttttacttacTAATTTTTTGAGtcacttcttcttttgttgttcattgccttttcccatgtttttaaaataaatcaagccaatttgctcaggtttcaaaggctTAAAGAAACTTCAAatgatccaaaatccaaaaacatTGAATACCTCCCTATTCATTTTAGAAATCACTTTGCTTACAGTTTTTTAATCTCTTAATGGACTAGCTCCTGATTATTTGACATCTGATATGCTGGTCAAATACATACCTTCCAGATCCTTCAGctcctctacctctgctctacTAAATGCCCCCAGAGTATAACTAAAAAGTACAGTGATGTTGCATCATGTGTCACCGGCCCTCGTCTCTGGAACATCCTTACAGAGGAGGTCAGACTCTGATTCAGCTGACAAACAAAATCTGAAAACCTCTCTTTTTAGACTTGCATTTATGAAgcttttattaaattaattagtATTAATTTATTGGTAATTAATTAGTATTAgtacctgattttttttatatgtgtgtgcatgtgtctgtgtgagtgtgtggttgtgtaCGTGTATCTTATTTACTTTATCTTACTGTTTTGTATCTGTAGTTTGTCATTTTAGTATGTAAAGCAATTTGAGTTGCACCTACTGTACAAACAGTACTACACAAATAAagctattattattacagttgtTATTATAATGTTTTGAACAAATATTAGCCTATTCTTCTCAATCTGTGTTACATTTAAGTGGCTTCCTTGCAGAGGAATTGCCTTCATCCCAACTGTCTTCTCCAAGTTTTACAGGGAGTATGTGTGAGGAGTCAGATAACACAGGATGTGGATGGAAGAGGACTGCCACGTCTTCGCCCCTCCCCACTGGGGAAACTCATGAGGACTGAACACTACGCAATGGAGTCTGAATGATTTCACCACCAATAACCCCAAAGTAACCCCTGCAAAGTCACTGACAGCACAGCAGGGGGGCTTTTAATTCCTAAAAGTCCACAGGTGTTGTTTGATTACTCCCAGACTAATTTAGCTAATTGGCTAACCAACAGGAATGTAacgtaaaaataaaagtttccaTTTGATGTTAGCTTTTATCCCCAAACAGCCTGACAGTGTAGACTCACATAAGTGTGTGAGATGGTTCACTGTGTGCCTGTTAGTGCACATAATGTCTTAACTAATAAAAATTGTGCATACTGTGCTGTTATTGTGGGAATGTATTGTACAGCTGAGTGGAGGCAGCGGCAGCATCCCACGCTGCATTGCACTGGAATGCCATAACATTGACGCTAATAGTTTCATAAGGTAAAACTCAGGCTCGGTTTTCTTTTCTCGCTTATTTCGACTTTTAATGTGGCTTTTGCTAATATTACTCCCTTTTAATCAGTTCACTCTTGTTATATTATTTTCTGCTGCTTAGATACATCATAAAAATCAAAGTTTCAGTCAGGTTAGCTAGTTTTAGCTAGCTTAGCAAGCTAACCTAACTTTAGAGGAATAACCGTTAGCGTATGGAACGTTGTCTGTTGGTCCCAACTGAAATCAGAAAACACGGTGAGTTCACAACTGTAAGTTGACATGTTAACGACCTGAAAAGGCTGCAAAAGTTTAGTTTTAGCCATCTTATCAGCTTCAGGAGTTAATATTTACCTAAACGAGTACATCCTGCAGCAGAAATGTGTCCCCCCGCTTGTTCGGTCCTCTTAGAGTCTCAGCTCAGCCCGGACCCGGTGCAGCTAACGGTGAGGAGATGAACACGCAGTCTGGTGGCTCGTCCTATCAGGGATGTTTCAGCGCACTGTTGGCCATCTGGTGGTAAGGGCTGGATTCTTAAAAGTCTGGATGGTACGTGCAGAAGCTCACATGCATaaagtctgctgctgctggagactTTGGGGGCTGGCGTTTGGAAACTGCAATGGGAGGTGTCTAAGTTGTCTTGACCCGTGGAGAGACAGCCGTGGATGAGTATTTGGGGTTTTGAGGTGaataaaaaagtgtgtgtgcgtgtgtgtgtgtgtgtgtgtgtgtgtaccagctAACGTCACCCCATTGCCACGTGTTGAAACTGTGCTCCAAAACTCATatgtgtttccctctgttttggCTCATGCTCTGCTGTAGTATATTTTCATTGACATACAGGCATGTGCACCCTGGATTCAACATCTCAATTCAAACTGGTGTCCTGTGTAGTTGCGCAACCTCTAACTTGGTCCAACACActcattttcaccattttcacctgcagcctcctcttcctccttctcccaCTCTCCAGAAAATTCCTTCGTCCCAACCAAAAACTGTGACTGGAGGGAGGGAATTCCAGCTGCATGCAACTGAGTTCAACAGGGTGGagctaagtgtgtgtgtgtgtgtgtgtgtgtgtgtgtgtgtgtgtgtgtgtgtgtaagagagagatgGCAGAAAGAGTGATGGCAATACGTGCAACAAATCTCAGCTAACTGTATCTCAATGGCATGCCCTGCGTAAACACTACAGCATTGTATATGTCTGTTATAAACACTGGCTATATGCAAGCCTCCgttcagttttttaaatacttttccacACAATGCTGCAGAATCGTCACCTCATGGAATACaactgaagaaaagaaaactttCTAATGTAAAATACTATTTATTAATGTGTACGTTCTAGCAACTATCATCAAGCAACATGTCATGACAGGGATTATGTCATACTGAGTCAGAATAAgtcattaaattaattatctGCATGATTACTGTCGTTACTGAGGAGCAGCGTAATAAACACAGTGTGATTGTGGTTTGACAGTGAAGCAAAATTAATGTTAAACTTGTGGGAGAAATACTCCTTTCAAGTCTCTGAGTCCTTCTTGCAGTCCAAAGTCCACCTCTGTTTGTTCAGTCTAagctcatttaaatgttttctcaatgtgaactgtacaaaaaaataataatccagtgtatgtttcttttcttttccaaacAGTCATCTGCGGATGTCGTTTAGGGAGGTGAGTCTGCTCCCAAACAGCAGCTCCTCATAGGTCAGCAGCTGACGAAGGAAGTTCACGTTGGGTGCCGTGCACGCCCTCCTCTCCTTCAACCAGCGCAGGGCATGAAGCAGCGACCAGCGTCGATGCTCCATGAGGAAGGCCAGCGTTAGAGCTGAGCTGCGGCTCCTGCCTGTGCTACAGTGGACCAGAACGCGGCCGGCCGGCTCAGCCATCAGGGCTGAGTTGATGAACCTGGATGCCAGTGGCAGTGCCTCCACCAGGTCCTGCTGGGCGTCATCACTCAGACACAGCCTCAGGTAGCACAATGTGTTGGGGAAGGCATCAGGGCAGTTGGCAGTGGCATTGACCACATGCGTGATGTGTAGATTCTTGATGATGCGGTAGTCAGAGGCCTGGGAGGCAGAGCCCTGGTAGAGGGCATCTTCCAGGATCTCTGAGGGGTAGATGGTGAGAGTGTGGCGCTCAGGTTCCAGCAGGACCATACGTTGTGTGCAGAGGAAAGGGTAGAGGGCATGGAAGGCGGAGAATCCCCCCAGCAGGATGACAGGGTCCATTCCTAAACCACTGAGCTGGAAGAAACAGCGCTGGAGCTCAGGGGAGTCTGTCCTGGCCTTCACACTGCCAACTGAAatagacacagagacacagaaacaatCACAGcgacaaaacacagacagagagaagaaatcAGCGCACATAGCAAGATAGATGTCAACAACACTAAGTCTACAGCCACACCAgaggctctgtgaggctgtactcaGGCACAGTGGTGCTAAGGTCAACATACGCACAATgcaaatgctaacatgctgatgtttagcagataTATTTACCATGCTAAGGACAGTATCTTAGCCTGTTAGCATTTGGTAATTAGGGCAAAGTATTGTGGAGACCAAGGTGACATAGGTCATGAAACAAAGTAACTGACAAATTGAAAATTCGACCTGATAATAGAGGACTTAAGGAATCACCAAATGTATTTCAATTTGTCATGACTATTCAGTAAAATCCTAAAATGTCACCCTGTTGGTAGGGTCTGAATGTGGTGTACTGACCTGGGCTGCATCCCTCTTCTGCATACAGCAGTATTATAGAATACTTCTGCAGCTCTATACAGCTGATGAGACAGCCCAGCACAGGGTGGATCACCGTCACAGCGGCCCGCGCTGTCACCAAGTGGCTATCCTTGTacctaacacacacattgataaTATGCACATAGATTATGTATCATAACTGCAGCAGTTACTTTGCACAATGTAATTCTGTAGCAGATAGATCTTTTAAA
This genomic interval carries:
- the LOC126406885 gene encoding dual specificity protein phosphatase 2-like isoform X1, with amino-acid sequence MKGGWEQLMHLPDELNEMGAVLSRVNNSCRVAPREPVNTYQTESSICDREVNSTDSGHSSTIPTQSKAVCEPEEALVPTLPATALVERGYITPQQVYNLLSAEEGQPALYDPYYILILDCRSAERYKDSHLVTARAAVTVIHPVLGCLISCIELQKYSIILLYAEEGCSPVGSVKARTDSPELQRCFFQLSGLGMDPVILLGGFSAFHALYPFLCTQRMVLLEPERHTLTIYPSEILEDALYQGSASQASDYRIIKNLHITHVVNATANCPDAFPNTLCYLRLCLSDDAQQDLVEALPLASRFINSALMAEPAGRVLVHCSTGRSRSSALTLAFLMEHRRWSLLHALRWLKERRACTAPNVNFLRQLLTYEELLFGSRLTSLNDIRR
- the LOC126406885 gene encoding dual specificity protein phosphatase 2-like isoform X2 gives rise to the protein MKGGWEQLMHLPDELNEMGAVLSRVNNSCRVAPREPVNTYQTESSICDREVNSTDSGHSSTIPTQSKVCEPEEALVPTLPATALVERGYITPQQVYNLLSAEEGQPALYDPYYILILDCRSAERYKDSHLVTARAAVTVIHPVLGCLISCIELQKYSIILLYAEEGCSPVGSVKARTDSPELQRCFFQLSGLGMDPVILLGGFSAFHALYPFLCTQRMVLLEPERHTLTIYPSEILEDALYQGSASQASDYRIIKNLHITHVVNATANCPDAFPNTLCYLRLCLSDDAQQDLVEALPLASRFINSALMAEPAGRVLVHCSTGRSRSSALTLAFLMEHRRWSLLHALRWLKERRACTAPNVNFLRQLLTYEELLFGSRLTSLNDIRR